Proteins from a genomic interval of Youhaiella tibetensis:
- a CDS encoding MT-A70 family methyltransferase produces the protein MSLPYHQYANLFPLIEGREFSELVADIRENGLLDPIVMLDGRILDGRNRFRAMLTAGLLSDDDLNSARKGFSNRTFRQFVPETQGDPLTWVLSKNLRRRHLTPGQLGMLGADIATMRQGERTDRKPDLPAIEGRSEPSQPVSQAQAAQIVGTPVANVERAQAVKKSGAPELVESVRKGDVAVSAALEIAKLPVTEQLNVLRTADPRALARIAKERRQEVQEGKRARREERERELAEKVMALPDRKYVVILADPEWQFRVYSQASGMDRAADNHYPTSPTDEIAARDVRSIAAEDSVLLLWATVPMLLDAIRVMEAWGFAYKTHWIWLKDQLGTGFWNRNQHELLLLGVRGAPPAPAMGDQFRSALAHPVGAHSEKPPFAHEIAERYFPNVPKIELNARQARPGWAAWGLEAPLETPVADIPSSAPHGEGFPSSLPDPSQAKASTGNGATEAAAAIEEPLDSVAGEASRASVGAGTDASAFKSTPATDAVIKAAYGVGAVDLSALAGQLGATKLQVRRRANQLGLSSRERQRAAVTESNKRRSKTGGAQ, from the coding sequence ATGAGCCTGCCTTACCACCAATACGCCAACCTCTTTCCGCTGATCGAAGGGCGTGAATTCAGCGAGCTCGTGGCCGACATTCGCGAGAATGGCCTGCTCGACCCGATCGTGATGCTCGATGGCCGCATTCTCGACGGACGCAACCGTTTTCGGGCCATGCTGACCGCCGGCCTGCTGTCGGACGATGATCTGAACAGTGCGCGCAAGGGCTTCTCCAACCGGACTTTCCGGCAGTTCGTGCCCGAGACCCAAGGCGATCCATTGACCTGGGTGCTCTCGAAGAACCTGCGCCGTCGCCACCTCACGCCCGGCCAGTTGGGCATGCTCGGCGCCGATATCGCCACCATGCGCCAGGGCGAGCGCACCGACCGCAAGCCCGACCTTCCCGCAATTGAGGGAAGGTCCGAACCCAGCCAGCCCGTCAGCCAGGCGCAGGCGGCCCAGATCGTCGGCACGCCCGTGGCCAATGTCGAGCGCGCCCAGGCGGTCAAGAAGAGCGGTGCTCCCGAGCTGGTCGAGAGCGTGCGCAAGGGCGATGTTGCGGTGTCCGCGGCGCTCGAAATTGCCAAGCTTCCCGTCACCGAGCAGCTCAACGTGCTGCGCACGGCCGATCCGCGGGCCCTGGCGCGTATTGCCAAGGAGCGCCGGCAGGAAGTGCAGGAGGGCAAGCGCGCGCGCCGCGAGGAGCGGGAGCGGGAGCTGGCCGAAAAGGTGATGGCGCTTCCGGACCGGAAGTATGTGGTGATCCTGGCGGATCCCGAATGGCAGTTCCGTGTCTATTCGCAGGCCAGCGGCATGGATCGGGCGGCCGACAACCACTACCCGACCTCACCGACCGATGAGATCGCCGCGCGTGACGTGCGCTCGATCGCCGCCGAGGACAGCGTGCTGCTGCTCTGGGCGACCGTTCCGATGCTGCTCGACGCCATCCGCGTAATGGAGGCGTGGGGCTTTGCCTACAAGACCCATTGGATATGGCTCAAGGATCAACTGGGCACGGGTTTCTGGAACCGCAACCAGCACGAGCTGCTGCTGCTCGGCGTTCGGGGTGCGCCGCCGGCGCCGGCAATGGGCGATCAGTTCCGCTCTGCCCTGGCCCATCCGGTTGGCGCTCACTCCGAGAAGCCGCCCTTCGCGCACGAGATCGCCGAGCGCTACTTCCCGAACGTTCCCAAGATCGAACTCAATGCCCGCCAGGCACGCCCCGGTTGGGCCGCATGGGGCCTCGAGGCCCCTCTCGAAACCCCGGTCGCCGACATCCCCTCGTCGGCGCCGCACGGGGAGGGGTTCCCCTCATCCCTCCCCGATCCTTCCCAAGCGAAAGCTTCCACGGGCAACGGCGCGACCGAAGCGGCTGCGGCGATTGAAGAGCCGCTCGACAGCGTGGCGGGAGAAGCGAGTAGGGCGAGCGTCGGCGCCGGTACCGACGCATCCGCATTCAAGTCGACGCCCGCCACCGATGCCGTGATCAAGGCGGCCTACGGGGTTGGCGCGGTCGACCTCTCCGCGCTCGCCGGACAATTGGGCGCGACCAAGCTGCAGGTGCGCCGCCGGGCCAACCAGCTTGGCCTGAGCAGCCGCGAGCGCCAGCGCGCCGCAGTCACGGAATCCAACAAGCGTCGAAGCAAAACGGGAGGGGCACAGTGA
- a CDS encoding DUF5131 family protein — MSDRTGIEWTEATWNPLRGCSRVSEGCRHCYAEGIAARFSAPGQPYDGLARLVTRPGGTSEARWAGKVVLAPESALKQPLRWTRPRLIFVNSMSDLFHEAVPDEWIDQVFAVMAAATCHTFQILTKRPERMRAYISSPATVDRILMRARELDPALWYLDWPMPNVWLGTSIEDQPTADTRIPYLRRTPAAVRFVSAEPLLAPVDLFAALGVSVHHHPANRQTTALNALVITAAGRALQESGGSRIHQVIVGGESGRRARPMHPAWARLLRDQCKAGGIAFFFKQWGEWTDADVAFDGAAPHPLNFADAGRLAEQLGVPFEHHSDGSTLVRVGKRKAGRLLDGVLHDAMPAPLNPQSASHERIWA; from the coding sequence GTGAGCGACCGCACGGGCATAGAGTGGACCGAGGCCACGTGGAATCCGCTGCGTGGCTGCTCGCGCGTGAGCGAGGGGTGCCGGCATTGCTATGCCGAAGGCATCGCTGCGCGGTTCTCCGCCCCCGGCCAACCCTATGACGGGCTGGCTCGGCTCGTCACGCGCCCGGGTGGCACGAGCGAGGCGCGATGGGCCGGCAAGGTGGTGCTGGCTCCCGAGAGCGCGCTCAAGCAGCCGCTCCGCTGGACGCGGCCGCGGCTGATCTTCGTCAATTCCATGAGCGACCTCTTCCACGAGGCGGTGCCGGATGAATGGATCGACCAGGTGTTCGCCGTCATGGCGGCGGCGACCTGCCACACTTTCCAGATCCTGACCAAGCGCCCCGAGCGCATGCGGGCCTACATTTCCAGCCCGGCGACGGTCGATCGCATCCTGATGCGGGCACGCGAGCTCGATCCGGCGCTCTGGTATCTGGACTGGCCGATGCCGAACGTCTGGCTGGGCACCAGCATCGAAGATCAGCCGACGGCCGATACCCGGATTCCCTACCTGCGCCGCACGCCGGCAGCGGTGCGCTTCGTCAGCGCAGAGCCGCTTCTTGCTCCGGTCGATCTCTTCGCAGCGCTGGGCGTGTCGGTGCACCACCACCCGGCCAACCGCCAGACGACGGCGCTCAACGCCCTGGTGATCACGGCGGCGGGCCGCGCCCTGCAGGAAAGCGGCGGGTCCCGTATTCACCAGGTGATCGTTGGCGGCGAGAGCGGCCGGCGTGCGCGTCCGATGCATCCGGCCTGGGCCCGACTGCTGCGCGACCAGTGCAAGGCGGGCGGCATCGCCTTCTTCTTCAAGCAATGGGGTGAGTGGACCGACGCCGACGTCGCTTTCGACGGTGCCGCACCGCACCCGCTCAATTTTGCCGATGCCGGGCGCTTGGCCGAGCAGCTGGGCGTGCCGTTCGAGCATCACTCCGATGGTTCGACCCTGGTGCGCGTCGGCAAGCGCAAGGCCGGCCGGCTGCTCGATGGCGTGCTGCACGACGCCATGCCTGCTCCCCTCAACCCTCAATCGGCCTCACACGAAAGGATCTGGGCATGA
- a CDS encoding DUF2303 family protein — translation MAPKPESAAQQLASEISLSGDVAAILDIGRTVAAPVVVARPDGAQMLVYGKDLTAQVMPALNLMLPERVTQREVLVEPASFVDYLIRFKSTTAICRASLSKNSIEAVLDYHGPSRTDTADGAVPQPLSHIVVLECPFDIDYARWRDVFGKQLKQGELVELLEDMIHTIGEPFAADLMDSINELKVDRSIKFKSGINQTNGTVRLTYEENDTDAGGVGQVTLPQELKLIVPVFQGGNPVEIVAKLRYRLDRGAIGFIVAVPGLDKLERDQFRNIGELVREKTNTPVYYAA, via the coding sequence ATGGCTCCCAAACCTGAAAGTGCCGCCCAGCAGCTCGCCTCGGAGATCAGTCTTTCCGGCGACGTTGCTGCCATTCTCGATATCGGGCGGACCGTCGCCGCGCCCGTTGTCGTCGCCAGGCCCGACGGGGCGCAGATGCTGGTCTATGGCAAGGACCTTACTGCCCAGGTCATGCCGGCGCTCAACCTCATGCTTCCCGAGCGGGTAACCCAGCGCGAGGTGCTGGTCGAGCCGGCGTCGTTCGTCGATTATCTCATCCGCTTCAAGTCGACGACGGCGATCTGCCGCGCCTCGCTCTCCAAGAACTCGATCGAGGCCGTGCTCGACTATCATGGCCCCTCACGCACCGACACTGCCGATGGCGCAGTCCCGCAGCCGCTTTCCCATATCGTTGTTCTCGAGTGTCCGTTCGACATCGACTATGCGCGCTGGCGCGACGTGTTCGGCAAGCAGCTCAAGCAGGGCGAACTGGTCGAGCTGCTCGAGGACATGATCCACACGATCGGTGAGCCCTTCGCGGCCGATCTCATGGATTCGATCAACGAACTCAAGGTCGACCGCTCGATCAAGTTCAAGTCGGGCATCAACCAGACCAACGGCACCGTCCGCCTGACCTACGAGGAAAACGACACCGACGCGGGTGGCGTCGGCCAGGTGACCCTGCCACAGGAACTCAAGCTCATCGTGCCGGTGTTCCAGGGCGGCAATCCGGTCGAGATCGTGGCGAAGCTTCGCTACCGGCTCGATCGCGGCGCCATCGGCTTCATCGTGGCGGTTCCCGGGCTCGACAAGCTCGAACGCGACCAGTTCCGCAATATCGGCGAGCTCGTTCGCGAAAAGACCAATACCCCGGTCTACTACGCCGCCTAG
- a CDS encoding ASCH domain-containing protein: MNDLPEMALSIRQPWCWAILEAGKDIENRSWWTSRRGPICIHASSGMTGFEYEDCLATLHGISASHPFAPGLRLPAFDDLQRGGIVGVVDIVDVVTRSASPWFFGNYGFVLANARAVPFVPVKGKQGFFRWQERL, encoded by the coding sequence TTGAACGATCTTCCGGAGATGGCGCTGTCGATACGGCAGCCTTGGTGCTGGGCCATTCTTGAGGCCGGCAAGGATATCGAAAATCGCAGCTGGTGGACGTCGCGGCGCGGGCCGATCTGCATCCATGCCAGCAGCGGCATGACGGGCTTCGAATACGAGGATTGCCTGGCGACCCTGCACGGGATCAGCGCCAGCCATCCGTTCGCCCCGGGCCTCAGGTTGCCCGCCTTCGATGATCTGCAGCGCGGTGGCATCGTGGGCGTGGTTGATATCGTCGATGTGGTCACGCGCAGCGCCAGCCCGTGGTTCTTTGGCAATTACGGCTTCGTGCTGGCCAATGCTCGCGCCGTCCCCTTCGTGCCCGTGAAGGGCAAGCAGGGATTCTTCCGCTGGCAGGAGCGGCTCTGA
- a CDS encoding DNA cytosine methyltransferase, which yields MNKFLPSQNWALDDRMTVVLFAGMGGGCDGLEDAGFHVHLAINHDPLAIAVHEARHPHTTHMRCDVFEVDPRTATRGRGVRVLHASPDCTHFSVAKGSKPVSKRRRSLAWVVIRWAGQVRPEVITLENVREIQTWGPLIAKRDKKTGRVLKLDKTVAAKGERVPVEQQWLVPDPRHKGRIWKAWLKHLAALGYSFDGQVLVCADYGVPTIRKRFFGVAKADGSSIAWPERTHAPRKLARKLKLKPWVGAHTIIDWSLSMKSIFDRKKPLADATLRRIARGVIRYVIDAQDPFIVPICQTGSTTSGRPSSEPLGTLTCAKGGEMMLISPRLSPNANRIHEEFDRIGIARPLVVDTAHGEGMGRGVSEWPAEEPLRTLSASPGKAVAAVHLAKFSENAAGFDPREPLNTIMAGGQGHAVIAATMVQTGYGERDGQAPRSLDLGEPAGTQVAGGSKAALVAAFLAQHNADSRRVGGVNPGRDAHDPLATLTMQSQVGVGAVTLGRLRGADVAGQDICEPLPTQTCGGGHEMLIMPFLQTYYGSGDNNHSALDPLHTVTVGDRHGLVTVEVDGQTMVITDIMMRMLDWSEGARAHGFEPESLMHEIEVVDSRGRVTRRKPNKTECGHLIGNSVPPRMVRLLAECNARRELVAA from the coding sequence ATGAACAAGTTTCTCCCGTCTCAGAATTGGGCGCTCGACGATCGCATGACCGTGGTGCTGTTCGCCGGCATGGGCGGCGGCTGTGACGGACTCGAGGACGCCGGCTTCCATGTGCACCTGGCGATCAACCACGACCCGCTGGCGATTGCGGTTCATGAAGCGCGCCACCCTCACACCACACATATGCGCTGCGACGTGTTCGAGGTGGATCCGCGCACGGCCACGCGCGGAAGAGGTGTCCGTGTCCTCCATGCCTCTCCCGACTGCACGCACTTCTCGGTCGCCAAGGGCAGCAAGCCTGTCAGCAAACGGCGTCGTTCTCTCGCCTGGGTGGTCATCCGTTGGGCTGGTCAGGTTCGGCCGGAAGTCATCACGCTGGAGAACGTGCGCGAAATCCAGACCTGGGGGCCGCTAATCGCCAAGCGCGACAAGAAGACAGGTCGTGTGCTCAAGCTGGACAAAACCGTTGCGGCCAAGGGCGAGCGCGTCCCGGTGGAGCAGCAATGGCTGGTGCCCGATCCGCGCCATAAGGGGCGCATCTGGAAAGCTTGGCTCAAGCACCTCGCTGCGCTCGGCTATAGCTTCGATGGCCAGGTGCTGGTCTGCGCCGACTATGGTGTTCCCACGATCCGGAAGCGGTTCTTCGGCGTGGCCAAGGCTGATGGCTCGTCCATTGCCTGGCCGGAACGCACCCATGCCCCGCGTAAGCTGGCCAGGAAGCTCAAGCTCAAACCTTGGGTCGGCGCGCACACGATCATCGACTGGTCGTTGTCCATGAAGTCCATCTTCGATCGCAAGAAGCCGCTCGCCGACGCCACGCTTCGTCGGATAGCTCGCGGCGTCATTCGCTACGTGATCGATGCGCAAGACCCATTCATCGTGCCGATTTGCCAGACGGGAAGCACCACGTCGGGGCGGCCCTCTTCTGAGCCGCTAGGCACACTCACATGTGCCAAGGGGGGCGAGATGATGCTGATTTCGCCCCGACTGAGCCCGAACGCCAACCGCATTCATGAGGAGTTCGATCGAATCGGAATTGCCAGGCCGCTGGTCGTTGACACCGCCCACGGCGAGGGTATGGGGCGAGGTGTTTCTGAATGGCCTGCGGAGGAGCCTTTGCGCACCCTCTCGGCCAGTCCTGGTAAGGCTGTCGCCGCGGTGCATCTGGCGAAGTTCTCCGAAAACGCCGCCGGATTTGACCCGCGAGAGCCGCTGAATACCATCATGGCGGGAGGCCAGGGGCACGCGGTCATTGCTGCCACCATGGTCCAAACCGGTTACGGCGAGCGCGACGGTCAGGCACCGCGAAGTCTCGACCTCGGTGAGCCCGCTGGTACGCAGGTCGCCGGCGGTTCGAAGGCGGCGCTCGTCGCCGCGTTCCTTGCCCAGCATAACGCCGATAGCCGCCGCGTAGGCGGCGTCAATCCGGGGAGAGATGCTCACGATCCGCTTGCCACCCTGACGATGCAATCGCAGGTGGGTGTGGGCGCGGTCACCCTTGGGCGTCTGCGCGGCGCCGATGTTGCCGGCCAGGACATCTGCGAGCCGCTTCCTACCCAGACCTGCGGTGGCGGGCATGAAATGCTCATCATGCCGTTCCTCCAAACCTACTACGGCTCGGGCGACAACAATCACAGCGCCCTCGATCCGCTTCATACGGTGACGGTTGGCGATCGGCACGGCCTCGTCACGGTTGAGGTTGATGGCCAGACAATGGTGATCACCGACATCATGATGCGCATGCTCGATTGGAGCGAGGGCGCTCGCGCCCATGGCTTTGAGCCCGAAAGCCTGATGCACGAAATTGAGGTCGTGGATTCTCGCGGTCGCGTCACGCGCCGAAAGCCCAACAAGACCGAATGCGGGCACCTGATCGGCAACTCGGTGCCGCCGCGCATGGTGAGGCTGCTGGCCGAGTGCAACGCTCGTCGGGAGCTCGTAGCAGCATGA
- a CDS encoding type II toxin-antitoxin system HicB family antitoxin, whose product MHYLAQFTPDEGGWLVQFPDVPGAVSAGKDLAEAIENAQDALEVMLLTMANDRKALPEPASAKAKPAKDQHLIPVSASTSAKLAFIRAFDESGLSLAEMAARLGKAKNEVARMRDPYHQTKIQALEAGLKVLGKRLVVLVEAA is encoded by the coding sequence ATGCATTACCTGGCTCAATTCACGCCCGACGAGGGCGGATGGCTCGTGCAGTTCCCGGATGTGCCCGGCGCGGTATCGGCCGGCAAGGATCTGGCGGAGGCGATCGAGAACGCGCAGGACGCGCTCGAGGTGATGCTGCTCACCATGGCGAACGACCGCAAGGCGCTGCCGGAGCCGGCGAGCGCGAAGGCCAAGCCCGCCAAGGATCAGCACCTGATCCCGGTTTCGGCCAGCACGTCGGCCAAGCTCGCGTTCATCCGAGCTTTCGACGAAAGCGGGCTTTCGCTCGCCGAAATGGCGGCCAGGCTCGGCAAAGCCAAGAACGAGGTGGCGCGGATGCGCGACCCCTATCACCAGACCAAGATTCAGGCGCTCGAGGCGGGCCTTAAGGTGCTGGGCAAGCGGCTGGTGGTGTTGGTGGAAGCGGCCTAG
- a CDS encoding DNA adenine methylase — protein sequence MKPMRPVLRWHGGKWLLAPWVIEHFPRHRVYVEPFGGAASVLLRKERSFGEVYNDLDDQVVALFRILRDPAKASLLADAIRLTPFARREFEAAYEPADDEMEVARRLIVRAFMGFGSNAHSASSRSRTGFRANSWASGTVGPREWATYPDHLRDVVDRFRGVVVEHREALDCMRQHDGPETLHYVDPPYVASTRSPANKYDLKHRMYRHELTDADHQVLLAALCGLSGMVVLSGYPSPIYENALTDWRRVERMALADGARPRTEVLWLNPACAARLRREGVSEQLALEGLEV from the coding sequence ATGAAACCGATGCGACCCGTGCTGCGCTGGCACGGCGGAAAATGGTTGTTAGCGCCTTGGGTTATCGAGCATTTCCCTCGGCACAGAGTGTACGTCGAACCGTTCGGCGGAGCCGCCAGCGTGCTGCTTCGGAAAGAGCGCTCTTTCGGTGAGGTCTATAACGACCTCGATGATCAGGTGGTGGCGTTGTTCCGGATTCTGCGTGATCCCGCCAAGGCCTCCTTGCTAGCCGACGCCATTCGGCTCACGCCTTTTGCGCGGCGGGAATTTGAAGCCGCATACGAGCCTGCCGATGATGAAATGGAAGTCGCGCGCCGGCTGATTGTCAGGGCGTTTATGGGGTTTGGGTCCAATGCCCATTCCGCGAGCTCGCGATCACGGACGGGCTTCCGCGCGAACTCTTGGGCGTCAGGCACGGTGGGCCCGCGCGAGTGGGCCACCTATCCAGATCACCTGCGTGATGTCGTCGATCGGTTCAGGGGCGTTGTGGTCGAGCATCGCGAAGCCCTGGACTGCATGCGGCAGCATGATGGGCCGGAAACGCTCCACTATGTCGACCCACCCTATGTCGCTTCAACGCGGTCTCCTGCCAACAAGTATGACCTTAAGCACCGCATGTATCGTCATGAACTGACAGACGCGGACCACCAGGTCCTGCTTGCTGCCCTGTGCGGCCTCAGTGGGATGGTTGTGTTATCCGGCTATCCTTCCCCGATCTACGAGAACGCGTTGACCGATTGGAGGCGCGTGGAGCGCATGGCCCTCGCCGATGGCGCTCGGCCGCGCACCGAAGTGTTGTGGTTAAACCCTGCCTGTGCGGCTCGACTCCGGCGCGAAGGTGTCAGTGAGCAACTGGCACTTGAGGGGCTCGAAGTATGA
- a CDS encoding helix-turn-helix domain-containing protein, which translates to MTLSAAIVRELVAAGLAGRDLVAACERIEAADAPGRSPAAVRQARYRARQRELVASTAEPVGRIEVAERYVTRVTPEPANSDRVAAPAVRSTIDKHAARRGVNAAPGLSPSARRVAHQLIDHFNRETGRCDPSHGRLAGLCGLSERSVRRAVAELDATGLIERRRHGGRYHANAYAPDWGRLVALDNGRLPGSVTPVTQRPVLATEQARIVRQTHIENLDSRSGYVAPRRARRPNPAQREMLLPVPSSSAAREAAHRRLWDATNAHLRRLGSSDAYAKALAALTEQDWDRGTDAELRRQGSGLAVLLAGTGPPIAATG; encoded by the coding sequence ATGACCCTCTCAGCCGCCATCGTTAGGGAGCTTGTCGCCGCCGGCTTGGCCGGGCGGGACCTCGTTGCCGCCTGCGAGCGCATCGAGGCCGCCGACGCGCCTGGCCGGTCGCCTGCGGCCGTCCGGCAGGCCCGGTACCGTGCGCGCCAGCGTGAGCTTGTGGCCTCGACAGCCGAGCCTGTTGGCCGGATTGAGGTGGCCGAGCGTTACGTAACGCGCGTAACGCCTGAGCCGGCCAATTCTGACCGGGTCGCCGCTCCCGCGGTGCGCTCGACCATCGATAAGCACGCCGCCCGACGCGGGGTGAATGCCGCGCCTGGATTGTCGCCATCTGCGCGCCGCGTGGCCCATCAGCTTATCGATCACTTCAACCGCGAAACGGGGCGATGCGACCCCTCACATGGCCGGTTGGCGGGGCTTTGCGGCCTTTCCGAGCGCTCGGTGCGGCGCGCGGTTGCGGAGCTCGATGCCACCGGCCTGATCGAGCGGCGCCGGCATGGCGGCCGTTATCATGCCAATGCCTATGCGCCCGATTGGGGCCGGCTCGTCGCGCTCGACAATGGCCGGCTCCCGGGCAGCGTAACACCCGTAACGCAACGGCCGGTTTTGGCCACCGAGCAGGCCAGAATTGTCCGCCAAACCCATATAGAGAACCTAGATTCAAGATCTGGGTATGTGGCACCTCGGCGGGCGCGTCGACCCAACCCTGCCCAGCGGGAAATGCTGTTGCCGGTGCCATCGTCCAGCGCAGCGCGGGAGGCCGCCCATCGGCGCCTCTGGGACGCAACCAATGCCCATCTGCGCCGGCTTGGCTCTAGCGATGCATATGCCAAGGCGCTTGCGGCGCTCACCGAGCAGGATTGGGACCGGGGCACTGACGCCGAGCTTCGTCGCCAAGGCTCTGGCCTTGCCGTCTTGCTCGCCGGCACTGGCCCGCCGATCGCGGCAACGGGCTAG
- a CDS encoding phage terminase large subunit family protein: protein MTEMIVTVANAERVGAEILADVLLPPPPVDYLNWAVENIEFSKRESQFAGPYNRELFGYFDEILRALSPDDPCRIVTLMKSAQLGGTVLANIFVGGSIDMDPGDVLYVHPTEGNAQRWSKTKLAPMLKGTTALAKLFPMKSRDGADSVLYKERVDGKGAIIIGGANSPASLSMITVSRQVQDDLSKWEMNTAGDPEVQADSRSRGREDAKIFKISTPLVEPGCRITENYKQGSQERLHVPCPHCGHMQVLEWENFAANIDEAHPENAHFVCADPECGGVIEEYHRGQMIAGHEWRADNPSAKRFHRSFELWSAISLLQSFERVAREWIGAKGDPAAEQVFFNDTVGRAYRTLGEAPGWEALRDRAAESTYDRGHIPAGFPIVTCGIDCQQDRVEWQVLAFGRDRKRAIVDYGVFPGHISEERCQLALNGLLAQTWPNAFGRRIGLDLTGIDGNAFTEDVWDWVKKHPTSRVIMLRGVGSEAAPLLARVKRERDKQGKLVKWSRRFYNFAASVMKMGLYRNLVKTDPMQRGYVALPRGLEDEFFRQLTAESRKPERNKKTGFVSYKWVKAPEQANEGLDTHLQAEATAIKFGVRSLPDALWDRYEAERESTPEPTQGDIEDLFNAVDAAPADRRATELPKDNASSVASAREKYRKRSR, encoded by the coding sequence ATGACCGAAATGATCGTGACCGTGGCGAATGCCGAGCGCGTTGGTGCCGAGATTCTCGCCGACGTGCTGCTACCTCCTCCGCCCGTGGATTACTTGAACTGGGCGGTAGAGAACATCGAGTTCTCGAAACGCGAAAGCCAGTTCGCCGGTCCATATAACCGCGAACTCTTCGGGTATTTCGACGAGATTCTGCGGGCGCTTTCGCCCGACGATCCCTGCCGTATCGTCACGCTGATGAAGAGCGCCCAGCTCGGCGGTACCGTGCTTGCCAATATCTTTGTCGGCGGCTCGATCGATATGGACCCGGGCGATGTGCTCTACGTCCATCCGACCGAGGGAAACGCCCAGCGCTGGAGCAAGACGAAGCTCGCGCCGATGCTCAAAGGCACCACGGCGCTCGCCAAGCTCTTCCCGATGAAGAGCCGGGATGGTGCCGATAGTGTCCTCTACAAGGAGCGCGTCGACGGGAAGGGTGCCATCATCATAGGCGGCGCCAATTCGCCGGCGTCGCTCTCGATGATCACCGTCAGTCGCCAGGTGCAGGACGATCTCTCGAAATGGGAGATGAACACTGCCGGCGATCCGGAGGTGCAGGCCGATAGCCGCTCTCGCGGCCGGGAAGACGCGAAGATCTTCAAGATCTCCACCCCGTTGGTGGAGCCTGGTTGCCGCATCACGGAAAACTACAAGCAAGGGTCCCAGGAGCGGCTCCATGTTCCATGTCCTCACTGCGGGCACATGCAGGTGCTGGAGTGGGAGAACTTCGCCGCCAACATCGACGAGGCGCATCCAGAGAATGCGCACTTCGTCTGCGCCGATCCGGAATGTGGCGGGGTGATCGAGGAATACCATCGCGGCCAGATGATTGCCGGCCACGAGTGGCGGGCCGACAATCCATCGGCAAAGAGGTTTCACCGGTCGTTTGAACTCTGGTCCGCCATCTCATTGCTCCAGAGTTTCGAGCGAGTGGCGCGCGAGTGGATCGGGGCGAAGGGCGATCCTGCCGCGGAACAGGTGTTCTTCAATGATACCGTTGGGCGCGCTTACCGCACGCTTGGGGAGGCGCCAGGCTGGGAGGCGCTGCGCGATCGGGCTGCGGAATCCACGTACGATCGGGGCCATATCCCGGCAGGGTTTCCGATCGTTACCTGTGGAATCGACTGCCAGCAGGACCGCGTGGAGTGGCAGGTACTGGCCTTCGGTCGCGATCGGAAGCGGGCAATCGTCGATTACGGCGTCTTCCCGGGCCACATCAGCGAGGAGCGGTGCCAGCTCGCTCTGAACGGGTTGCTTGCGCAAACCTGGCCGAATGCATTCGGTCGGCGCATTGGGCTGGACCTGACAGGGATCGACGGCAACGCCTTCACCGAAGATGTCTGGGACTGGGTGAAGAAGCATCCAACGTCGAGGGTGATCATGCTCCGCGGCGTTGGTTCTGAAGCGGCACCCTTGCTTGCCCGGGTCAAGCGGGAGCGCGACAAGCAGGGCAAGCTCGTGAAGTGGTCGCGCCGGTTCTACAACTTCGCGGCGTCGGTCATGAAGATGGGCCTTTACCGCAACCTGGTGAAGACCGATCCCATGCAGCGGGGATACGTGGCTCTGCCCAGGGGCCTCGAGGATGAGTTCTTCCGCCAACTCACGGCCGAGAGCCGGAAGCCGGAGCGGAACAAGAAGACCGGCTTCGTCAGCTACAAATGGGTCAAGGCCCCAGAGCAGGCGAACGAAGGTCTGGACACCCACCTGCAGGCGGAGGCCACGGCCATAAAGTTCGGCGTGCGCTCGCTGCCGGATGCGCTGTGGGATCGCTACGAGGCCGAGCGTGAATCTACGCCCGAGCCAACGCAGGGTGACATCGAAGACCTCTTCAATGCTGTCGATGCAGCCCCAGCAGACCGCCGGGCTACCGAACTGCCCAAAGACAATGCCAGTTCGGTTGCTTCGGCGCGCGAAAAATACAGGAAAAGATCGAGATGA